TACAGACTGTACATGGTGCTATTCATagttgagagaaatgtaaacaagtaTAAAGAGGCAGTATtgagagaaatataaacaaatataaagaggcagtattaaattataactgcataaaattagcTGTAGTACATACAGTACTTCTGTAATAATCCCATAGCCACTTCCTGATGCTATTACAGTGTGCTCAAGCATTGGGGGTATCTACTCGGAAGGCACTAAGATGCCAAACATCTCTGTGGGAGCAGTTCCTCGCTCTGGTACACTTCAGATCACGATAAAAAGTGATCTCTTGAAGTTCTTGAGTATGTTTTATTGTGTGTAGTGCAGTACCACAAACTTGGAATAACACTATGGAACCTATATgaagtgccactagtgatgctggcAGTGCTCCCTAGAAGCCAAGAAAAGTCCTGACAGAGTTGAATTGGTTGCTAGATTGAGGAGTGGTTGCCTGACGCTTCAGACAGATGATTCATTTTGCAAACAGACGATTTAAACTTATGGTATTGGTAAATACAGTATGGTACTGTAAATGAATTTTcacttccttatgattttctgaataacattttctttttttatcttactttattttaatacagcatataatatatgtaacatacaaaatatgtgttaactgtttatgttatcaatAAAACTTCCGGTCAGCAATAGGCTAGTAGTAGTTAAGTTTCTGGGGAGCTGAAAGTTATACACAGAGTTTTGACTGCATGAGAGGTTGGCACCCTAACCCCCaagttgttcaagggtcaactgtattaaAAGTCTATGATATATATACTCTTGGCTTTCCAGAAACTTAATctgaagaaattaattttaaaaccatgGTTTtcaaaggctgggtgcggtggctcaagcctgtaatcccagcactttgggaggctgaggcaggtggatcacgaggtcaagagatcgagaccatcctggtcaacatggtgaaaccccgtctctactaaaaatacaaaaaatcagctgggcatggtggcacgtgcctgtaatcccagctactcaggaggctgaggcaggagaattgcctgaacccaggaggcggaggttgtggtgagccaagatcgcgccattgcactccagcctgggtaacaagagcgaaactctgtctcaaaataaaataaaataaaatatatataaaaaaaaataataataaaataaaataaataaaataaaattaaaaaaataccatgGTTTTCAGTACGTTAATTTGACAGTTCaaggctggccgtggtggctcacgcctataatcccagcactttggtgggtagatcatgaagtcaagagatcaagaccatcctggtcaacatggtgaaaccccttctctactaaaaatacaaaaattagctgggcatagtggcacatgcctgtagtcccaactacttgggaggctgaggcagaagaattgcttgaatccaggaggcagaggttgctgtgaaccgagatcgtgccattgcactccagcctgagtaacaagagcgaaactccgtctcaaaaaaaaacaaaaaaaattgacgGTTCAGCCTTTATTAGGTCAAAGTTTCAAAAGAGCTCAGTTGTTAGATGTTTAGCAATGAATGCCATCAGCCTTTATGTTGTCAGGATCCAGGATGTTGAGGTGTGCGTTTGCTCAGGGCTTGGAAACAGTCTTGGTGGTGGGTTTACAGATGCCCACCCTGTTAGATGCTGAACCTGTCTTAGCGCTGGGGCTGCTGCCAGTCTATGGGAACATTCTCTCCCATGCCCTTCCTATGCTGTAGAGGCCTACAGGTTGATGACCACTTCTGGGACCCTTTGTTAGACCTCCCACTCAAAGCATGTAGTTGTGTAAGTGACAGCAGCCAGCCTTGACTCATCAAATAGTCTGagtttgtaaaaaaacaaaaaacaaaatccaggaTTTAAATTTACACTGTAACATTTGAGGTGGAATGGAGACTAATGTCTGGGTATCACCCCGAGAATTGTTCTTTACATTGTCTATGATATAGTACATGgtacagatgaaaataaaaaataattatttataccTTACATTTCCTGTTACAAATATTGTATATTATGTCCATATCATGTCAATTACCATAAGTATGTTCTTATCTcgtttgttcttatttctccatttataCAAATGAGTATATCATTTCCACTGTGTCAAAAGCACTGTCATTGTATCAGATCCGTCTTGCAGTATTATCTGTATCTTCTGATTTCTTAATCAAATTTATGCTGTCAAAATATGTTAATGatgttttttaaagtgtttattgaGAAATTCACAAAGAACTCATATTTTGTCAAAAGGCCATTGTTTAGTGGTCAACATTATCAGTGCAGATGTACTAAATTGCAAGTTACAGAAAACCCAACTCAAGGTGACTTATAGGAAGGGTATTTCCTGGCTTGCCTAACTGAAAAGCTACAGGCCAGACTTCAGGGTTGATTTGATTTAGCAACTCAACAGTGCCACTGCGAGTTtagtttccttcttgtttctcTTGCCATCTGCATTCCCACCTTCATCTTGAGAGGGCAGGGTGGTTGCAAGCCATTTCTGTACCTACACGTTTTTTCACTCTGGTCCTGTGGTCTTTACTAGCTTGCCCAGAAAACCTTCCCTTTGTcacattgatctttttttttgagacagagtttcgctcttgttacccaggctggagtgcaatggcacgatctcggctcaccgcaacctccgcctcctgggttcaggcaattctcctgcctcagcctcctgagtagctgggattacaggcatgtgccaccatgcccagctaattttttgtatttttagtagagacggggtttcaccatgttgaccaggatggtctcgatctctcaacctcgtgatccacctgcctcggcctcccaaagtgctgggattacaggcttgagccatcgtgcccggccctGTCACATTGATCTTAATTGAGGTGTGTGCCCATGTGTGAACCAGCAACTGGCTGGTGGTGGAGTCATCCTGAGTAGCTCAGGCGTGGAGTCAGCCTCACCCAAAGTATAGGCTGTGGAAGGAAGCACAGAAACCCTAGTCAGAACTGGGTAATTAGctagaggaggaggaaatgaagaACGACAGCCAGTGTCCACTGTGCAATGTGATTTACAGTCATTTGGGTTTTGTTTATAAGagtgcttgctttatttttttactttttttcttcttctgtctttAAGGGGCGTTTACAACAACCAAACGGACAGGCATTCCAGCACCACGGGAATTTTCAGTCACTGTCTCAAGAGAGAGGTCTGTGCCACGTGGTCCCTCCAACCCCAGGAAATCAGTGTCCAGTCCAACTTCTTCCAACACTCCCACTCCTACCAAACACCTGAGGACCCCTTCTGTGAAGCCCAAGCAAGACAATGAAGGTGGAGAAAAGGCTGCGCTTGAGTCCCAAGTTCGGGAACTTTTGGCAGAGGCCAAAGCAAAAGATAGTGAAATTAACAGGCTTCGAAGTGAGctaaagaaatgcaaagagaaaaggaCTCTGAGCACTGAGGGGACTGATGCTTTGGGCCCAAATGGAGATGGAACATCAGTCTCCCCAGGTGACATGGAACCTATGATAAGGGCTCTTGAGGAGAAGAACAAGAACTTTCAGAAAGAGCTCTCTGATCTAGAGGAAGAAAACCAGGCCCTGAAGGAGAAACTCATCTATCTTGAGCACTCCCCAAATTCAGAAGGGGCAGCAAGTCACACCGGCGACAGCAGCTGCCCAACATCCATAACTCAAGAATCAAGCTTCGGAAGCCCAACTGGAAATCAGTTGTCCAGTGACATTGATGAGTATAAAAAAAACATACATGGAAACTCATTACGGACATCGGGCTCCTCAAGTAGTGATGTTACCAAAGCTTCTTTGTCACCAGATGCCTCTGACTTTGAGCACATTACAGCAGAGACACCCTCGAGGCCCCTGTCCTCGTCCAGTAACCCCTTTAAGAGTTCAAAGTGTTCTACCGCTGGGAGTTCCCCAAACAATGTAAGCGAATTGTCCCTGGCTTCCCTCACAGAGAAGATacaaaagatggaagaaaatcaCCATAGCACTGCAGAAGAACTGCAGGCTACTCTACAAGAATTATCAGACCAGCAACAAATGGTGCAAGAATTGACAGCTGAAAATGAGAAGCTGGTGGATGAAAAGACAATTTTAGAGACATCCTTTCATCAGCATCGAGAGAGGGCAGAGCAGCTAAgtcaagaaaatgagaagctgatGACTCTTTTACAAGAGCGAGTAAAGAATGAAGAACCTATCACTCAGGAAGGAAAAATCCTTGAACTGGAGCAGAAGTGTACAGATATTCTTGAGCAGGGCCGCTTTGAAAGAGAGAAGCTTCTCAATATTCAGCAACAGTTGACCTGTAGCTTGCGGAAGGttgaagaagaaaaccaaggagCTTTAGAAATGATTAAACGcctgaaggaagaaaatgaaaaactgaatgaGTTTTTAGAACTGGAACGGCATAATAATAACATCATGGCCAAAACTTTGGAAGAATGTAGAGTTACCTTGGAAGGGCTAAAAACGGAGAATGGATCTTTGAAGTCTCATTTGCAGGGTGAGAAGCAGAAAGCCATAGAGGCCAGTGCCATAGGGCAGATGGCAGAGAGCTGCGAAGTTCAAGAAATGTTGAAAGTAGCCCGAGCGGAGAAAGATCTCCTGGAACTGTCTTGCAATGAGCTCAGAGAAGAATTACTAAAGGCAAATGGTGAAATTAAACAtgtttccagcctgctggccaaGGTGAGAAGAGACAATTCTTTACTGGTATTTGTTTATCCTTGTTCATATTTCTGCCCTTAACCTCTAACTTTACAGAGCACATAGAAGCATTTGCTCAGTCTATTTCATTCAAGAAGCCTGCATTCCAGCTTGAAGTCCTGTTAGATTGCAGAGAGATTGGAATTGGGGatacaaaaaagaaaggcctAGATTTCTGATTATGTATGTGTGCTTCAAAGTGTAGTGGGGATGTAGAGTGAAATCAGAGTATGATGCAGTGATAAAGAATACTATAGAACCTATGCCCAGGCTCTAGTGCAAAGGAGGGGCACCTGGTATAACGTGGGGTTTGGGGGTGCAGAAGGACTTCCTGGAAGAAATAGCAACTGAGCTGAGTTCTGAAGACTGAGTGGGAGTTTGCCAGGTCTATCAGCATGCTTTTAGCTGCTAGTAACAGACAATTAAATCACTCCCAATTTTCCACCAAAAATTAccactatttttgtgttttcttccagatatatgtgtatgtatatgtatcatacaagttaaacaaatttagaatCATCCTATACATGTTATTaactttctttttgcatttaacAGTTTAGAAATGATTAAACTTTTTAATCAGCGTATTTAcatcattaaatattcatttaaacattcttttaaaggccagatagtattttaatataaatatttcgTATTTATTAGGTCCCTGTTGTTGAACATATATATAGTCAAACATTTGTGGTCTTTCCAGTCTTTCAATGTTATAAATACTTTGTATATATGTCTTACtgtctattttggaaaaattccTAGACGATGACTTACTGAGTCAAagagtataaacattttaaagacgTTCAACCCATTCAGCCAGATTGCCCTTCAGAAATATTATGCCAGTTTATTGATTCTAGTGGTCATGAGATCATGTGCTTCCCTGAGCCCTTGCCAGCACTTGATATTATCATTTAAATCtgttaatcatttcatttttttaaaccttttttgcTTGGGAACATCTTCCATAGCCCAAgaccaaataaataataacttttctcatttttaaaaaataatacttaaatcAGCCTATTCCCTGTTTCCTTCAAGTTCTGGGTCTGATTTAGGGATCTGCTGTCAAGAGGAGTTCAAAACATCTACCTTACTTCAGGGGTTGTCATTGTTTCGAGAAGCAAATTTTGCCctgagttctcacgagatttTTCTCTACTGCTTCATCTGTCTTAAGATGAGTCCATTGCAACCTGATTCTGCGTTTAGTCATCTGATGGTTTTAGTGGTGGGTCATGTTAAGGAGTTTCTATCTTTGTCTGTATCCTAAATTTGCAGGTATTTTATTGAAAGTATGGAAGTAATTCCATTAGAGGTTACTAGTCAGGCTTTGTATTGGGTTTTAAtatcttacattctttttttacttGATTACTCACTACTCTCTTGCAAAATGTTTTATCTCCCATGTGGACCTTCTTGAAGTTCTTTGTCAGTCCCTCAGTATTTTTGGTAGTTCGATTGGCATTACATTGTATATATCAATGAGAAATAATTTGACATCTTAAAGTAGTTTATTTTTTCCGatcataaaattatgttttcattatgaggatttaaaaaaccagaaaagtattaaaaagaaatgtattaccTTTAATCTCACCACTTGGAGAAAAACTGCTAACATTTTGCTATATGTCCTTTCAGGCCTTTTCTCAGTTTATACATGTTTGAGCATGTATAAAAGCTTGCATTGATATGATTATGATATTTTGTCCTATCCAGAAGAGTAGAGTATGTCTGTCCACATTCCATTACAAATAACCAGTTGGATCAGTTTATCTGTTTCACTGTTAATCTCTTTCTGATTAACTTGTTtctacttttatctttattaattttcttgtcctatttctgtgcatttttttggtttcttaCTAGTTTCTtgagtaaaattatttcttcatttaactttttttaatcCTTGGTTGATAATGAAAGCATTTAAAGGTATTGTAGCTTTGgtaaatagagacaataaaaTCTATAATCTTCTAGAATAAACtaaatctaatttaaaagaaatcgTTTGCATTTTCTGTAGAGTACAAGGCAcaacatatatgtttaaaatcaaactgttattatttatatatccCAGATCTTATTGAGTGCTAActagaattataaaatactgaTAGTAGGAGGGGAAAGGTCCTAGCTAGTATTTTTAGGTGAGAGTTTGAGGTAAAGATGGGGCCATGCTATCACGTATGGTTTCTTTTATATCCATCAAGTCCCTAGGTCTGTGATTTTGTGCTGTCTTAAGTGCACAGAAACTGATTTGTAATTCCAGTGGACTTGTAACATACGAATCTTCCTGCCCTTTTACATTACTgcagaaaaagcaaaacacagaCCTCCTAAATGGACTAATATTTATTGTATCTCTACAACAGAATATCAACTAATCCACCAACAACCatgaatttaaatgttaatacttAAGAGACTCATGTCCAAAGGATAACAGAAGTTTTAGCACAAAACTATGATacggttttttatttttagaaacaggttcTCGTTTTGTCACtgtggctggagtgtagtggtgatcatagttcattgcaattttgaactcctgggctcaggtgatcctcccaccttagccttctgggtagctgggacaacagccaggcaccaccatgcctgactacttGACTTGTTTTTAAAGCATGGGGATTGAATTTTTTCTATAGCTAATGACATGATCTGATAGCTTTTATGTAATcaagtttttttcccctttaatttgTTAATGAGGTAAGTTATAACAACAGATTTTCTAAGGTGGTCTAGTGTAAAATTATGCTTGCATTCCTAAGGTGAATCCTAATTCTTCAGTTTTCAACTGTTTCACTTGACCTTTTGCCAAAAACTTTCAAATATAACTGCCTTCAGCAGGTATGGGAGTAAGTGTCCTGTTAATCACCAAGCAACGTTGCGTACCCTGTGAGCAGCGCATTTATCCACTCTAATGCTTGGCAGAAGGTGAATATTatgaaaaagaatacaataaGCTATTTACAAAGGGAAAAGGCAGTGCCAAACCATTCTATGATCTAATAGATTCAGTAAATCTATGTAAGTTTCCAGTTTAGATTACTCAGATGACCCAGATACTGTCCAAAGAGCCTCTGAAAAGCCTTGaaaagtcctttttttaaaaaaagtagaaggTAGGTTTCTTCCTCATACAATAAATGGAAAATTGATAGGATACAATATTTTGtaggcttctttttcttctcatttctttgtcttcAGTGGTTTGCtaagctctttatttttttaacctctctgatATACCCCTTACGCGTTTTGCTGGCTGCTTAATCTGTAGTCACACGACATACTTCTGTACAACTTTGAGGAAGGGTCCGATTTCCACAGAACCCAAAGCCGCCACTCCTGGGAGCCACACCTGTCCCTGCAAGCAGCACAGAGTTGTATAGGATTGTTGTTTTTCCAGGCAATAACATGACacagctttaattttcttttttaccttttcaGTTGTTTGGGATCTTGATTTCAAGTTAGAATATCACTTCTAGGCTTGAAACCTagaacttctaaaagaaaaatatctattttttccccctgaggTTGAAGTTTATAGGTGGTGTCCTTAGAATCTTAGTTCTTACTGCAGAAACTCGGGGTCCACTTCTAGAAGAGTAAGGAGATTATAAATAACCACTTGCCATGAGTGGTCTGGGGGAGTCAGCAGAGGTGAAATGACTAGTGTGCTGCCTGCGTGAATTCTGGAGCCACACTGATTTAGAGTGGCAGCTGGTCAGAGATGGCAGAACCAGAATTTGAGGGAAATATTGGCAAATAGATGATCCTGTAGCTGCGACATTGGAGTAGGGCACCTTAAAGGACTTAAGAGATCTGGACACCTGGTTTAAACAGTCAGGTGGGTCAGGAGTGTATCCAGATGATGCATTTGAATATGAGAAACTGCCCTCCTATCAGAAACATGAACCAGGGGACCCTCTCTCCACCCTGGACCCTAAGAGCAGGAGGTGGGCTCTGGCTGCCCATGGTGCAGGCCTAGACTGTGGCTGACAGTGCTGTGGTTCTGGGCCTCCTGCCAGGGGTACAGGACAGCTCAGCATTGACAAGCAGCTTGGCCCGCCTGTTGGCAGCTCTGGGCAGGCATGTCTTCTGGACACCTGGGTCTTTTGGGGAGAGGGTTTCCCACAGCCTCCCAGAACTTTCCCTTTACATCTGATTGATGAGAAGTGGGTCACACAGCGCCCCCACGCTACCTCTCTTGAAATCACAGTTGCAGCCTGATACTTGAACAAAATTGGAATTCTATTAAGAAGATACAAGGTTGGGGGGTGGCTTTTGGTGAGGAATGGGCACAGTTTACCACACCAGGCATTCACTCCTTCACCTTTCCCCACACAGTACTCAATGATCTGAAGTGTAGCCCTTCTGGTGCTGCCTGGGGCACCACATGCTTCACCCAGCACCCACTGCCACCACACCTCCACTCACAGTCCCAATGCACGTCCAGCCGTactcccatccctccctccatgcCAGGCCCGGACAGGCCAATGGCTGCCTCGCAGTCATGTTTGCCCAGGGGGCTCTCTTGACCTGAAGAGACCCCCGCACCCCATTCACCATTACCTGATCCCTCCTGAAGCTTTCTGCTTCAGTTACGGGGTCTTCAGCAAGGCCTTCAGTTCTGCAGGGCCCTGTCCCATGGAACTCCAAGCTCATTTCAGTAAATGACATAATTGTCGCTCAGCCAAGGTCACTCATGGGAACACCCTGTCCCTCAGAGGACTCAGACGTGCAGGTGGAACTATTTGGGGTGCTTCAGGGAAGCTGAGGGAACCTACTTCCTGAGTAGCCACTGGCAGCTGCTGGAGTGGTGGGAAGGTTACTAAGCTGAAAACATGGAGATTTCAGTCATCTTCAACTCCCACTCTCCAGCACCAATCATCAACTCTCTGGTGAGCAGAGGCCTGTGGCTTCATGCTGGGAAAGAAGCCTGTCAGCAGCTTCTGTCAACAGGGCCTGTTTTCCAGCTCCCCTGGGCAAACCATGAGGATGTAGAAGTCAGGAAGAGGCCTGTGGAGGCTGCTTGGGGAGAGCCCCACAGACGCTGCACCACGAAACCTCTGCTCAAGGGGCTGTGGCCTGGGGAGAGTTTCCACAGGCCTCAGCCTGGCTATGCAGAGTCAGCTGTGCCCCAGGAGCGGAATCTTCTGAAGATCAAACTACAAAGCCAGAATGCCCCTGCAGCCTTTATTATGTGGGATGTGACAGGCATGTGGCCTGGAGCTCATGGCATGTCTGCCAGGTCCTGCCCCTACAATCCCAGATCTCTGTTCTTGAAGCCCCTTAAAAAGGGGCAGAAGTTTGATGGAGACAGTCGGATGATTTCAGGAAGGGTGGTCTTACCACTTGGGCAGATCTGCAGAACCTGTAGCTCTGACCCCTTGCTCTTACCTGTGACTCCACAGGGGGCTGGTTCCCAGTCCTGCCTGACCCTGCTTCCCCCTTGATGGACTTGTTTTCTTCTGGACATGTTAATGCCTTTCCTGAGGTGAGGCCTCATATGAAGAGAGCACCCTCTCTTCCATTCACATGACCTCGGGACTCGTCTGTGAGCCTGGTGTTGCCCAGAACTTCTGTCTCCAGTGCGAGTTCTTGGGAAGCACCTGAGTGGGGCCTTGCTGCTTTGAGAGGTCCCTACCAGGGCACAGACCCTGCTTCCAAAGCTTGCCTCTGTGTTCCCAAAGGTGAAATACAGATGTTTATCCTCATCTTTGAGTTTTCCAACAGGCTTACTCCCCCATAACTGAAGTGTAAATAAACTAacattttctcctctcccttGGTGGAGCAGCAttgccaaaataataataattcaactTTAGGCCAGTAAGAATGAACTGTGGCTGATCATCAGCAGTGTCTATTCACAACGGGGCCAAGAACCAAGCAGAGGGAGTTTTGCAGTAGCCAAGCTAGATGCTAAAACAAACACCCCACATTCTTactcattgtattagtctgttttcatgctgctgataaacacatacctgagactggaaagaaaaaaggtCTAATGaacttacatttccacatggctggggatgcctcataAACATggtggtagaaggtgaaaggcacatctcacgtggtggcagacaagagaagagagcttgtgcagggaaactcccccttatataGTCATCAGATGTCGTGAGAATTAcacactatcaggagaacagcaggaaagacctgctccctgattcagttacctcccactcccacccacaacatgtgggatatcaagatgagatttggatggggagacagccaaactgtatcacttaTGGTAAGTTACTCAAGTGTCATTtcaagtttttttccttttaaactatATGTAATTTTAGCATTGCAATTTTTTCCATCTGttaggtattcagtaaatacttttcagatgaatgaatgaatgtcagaAAAAGTTGCAACAGAATTGAGAGGCTGCTATAATTttgttaatatgttttaaaataaggtttattATATCTTAATAACAGCAGCTAATGTTTTGGGGCTTTATATGTACTAGGCACTCTTAGAGCTTTTCCATCTTTTGATCTTATCTTTCGTCTTAACCATATGCTGTTGATTCTGTCTAatcttttttcagttgaacaaaCAGAATGATTAAGTTATTAGcctaattaattaatgaaatgaaGCCAGGATTCAAAGTTGGGTCTGACCTTagagtacttatttatttatttattgtttgtttgtttgtttgtttgagccctggtcttgttctgttgcctaggctggagtactgtggtgtgatcatagctctctgcagcctagaattcctgggcttaagtgatcctcccacctcagcttcccaagtagctggaattacaggtgcacaccaccataccccgttaattttttaaattttttttccgtagagacagagtcttgctctgttgaccaggctgatctcaaactcctgaccctagaTGATCCTCCCACACCTCagtgcttcccaaagtgctgggattacagaggtgagccaagGTACCCAGAGCTCTTACTCTTAATCACTGATTTATACTACTTCCCAGTTACCTgaaagcagagacagaaaaacatttaaagcagaCCTAAGACTCCAATTAATATGCTGTCACTATTGTCTTAAAGCCAAAGCCCTTTGATTTGAAGAAAACCACCTTTGAAAGCTTTGTTGAACTGGGAGAGTTTTACCTGATTGTAATACAGTGGAGAAATTCACAGTGAGTCATCAAGAC
This is a stretch of genomic DNA from Saimiri boliviensis isolate mSaiBol1 chromosome 17, mSaiBol1.pri, whole genome shotgun sequence. It encodes these proteins:
- the SPECC1 gene encoding cytospin-B isoform X7, with the protein product MGNHSGRPEDPEPGAFTTTKRTGIPAPREFSVTVSRERSVPRGPSNPRKSVSSPTSSNTPTPTKHLRTPSVKPKQDNEGGEKAALESQVRELLAEAKAKDSEINRLRSELKKCKEKRTLSTEGTDALGPNGDGTSVSPGDMEPMIRALEEKNKNFQKELSDLEEENQALKEKLIYLEHSPNSEGAASHTGDSSCPTSITQESSFGSPTGNQLSSDIDEYKKNIHGNSLRTSGSSSSDVTKASLSPDASDFEHITAETPSRPLSSSSNPFKSSKCSTAGSSPNNVSELSLASLTEKIQKMEENHHSTAEELQATLQELSDQQQMVQELTAENEKLVDEKTILETSFHQHRERAEQLSQENEKLMTLLQERVKNEEPITQEGKILELEQKCTDILEQGRFEREKLLNIQQQLTCSLRKVEEENQGALEMIKRLKEENEKLNEFLELERHNNNIMAKTLEECRVTLEGLKTENGSLKSHLQGEKQKAIEASAIGQMAESCEVQEMLKVARAEKDLLELSCNELREELLKANGEIKHVSSLLAKVEKDYSYLKEICDHQAEQLSRTSLKLQEKASESDAEIKDMKETIFELEDQVEQHRAVKLHNNQLISELESNVIKLEEQKSDLERQLKTLTKQMKEETEEWRRFQADLQTAVVVANDIKCEAQQELRTVKRKLLEEEEKNARLQKELGDVQGHGRVVANRAAPPSLGSVS
- the SPECC1 gene encoding cytospin-B isoform X3, whose amino-acid sequence is MGNHSGRPEDPEPGAFTTTKRTGIPAPREFSVTVSRERSVPRGPSNPRKSVSSPTSSNTPTPTKHLRTPSVKPKQDNEGGEKAALESQVRELLAEAKAKDSEINRLRSELKKCKEKRTLSTEGTDALGPNGDGTSVSPGDMEPMIRALEEKNKNFQKELSDLEEENQALKEKLIYLEHSPNSEGAASHTGDSSCPTSITQESSFGSPTGNQLSSDIDEYKKNIHGNSLRTSGSSSSDVTKASLSPDASDFEHITAETPSRPLSSSSNPFKSSKCSTAGSSPNNVSELSLASLTEKIQKMEENHHSTAEELQATLQELSDQQQMVQELTAENEKLVDEKTILETSFHQHRERAEQLSQENEKLMTLLQERVKNEEPITQEGKILELEQKCTDILEQGRFEREKLLNIQQQLTCSLRKVEEENQGALEMIKRLKEENEKLNEFLELERHNNNIMAKTLEECRVTLEGLKTENGSLKSHLQGEKQKAIEASAIGQMAESCEVQEMLKVARAEKDLLELSCNELREELLKANGEIKHVSSLLAKVEKDYSYLKEICDHQAEQLSRTSLKLQEKASESDAEIKDMKETIFELEDQVEQHRAVKLHNNQLISELESNVIKLEEQKSDLERQLKTLTKQMKEETEEWRRFQADLQTAVVVANDIKCEAQQELRTVKRKLLEEEEKNARLQKELGDVQGHGRVVANRAAPPPVDEELESSEVDAAGRWPGVCVNRTSPTPPESATTVKSLIKSFDLGRPGGAGQNISVHKTPRSPLSGIPVRTAPAAAVSPMQRHSTYSSVRPASRGVTQRLDLPDLPLSDILKGRTEALKPDPHLRKSPSLESLSRPPSLGFGDTRLLSSSTRAWKPQSKLSVERKDPLAALAREYGGSKRNALLKWCQKKTQGYANIDITNFSSSWSDGLAFCALLHTYLPAHIPYQELNSQEKKRNLLLAFEAAESVGIKPSLELSEMLYTDRPDWQSVMQYVAQIYKYFET
- the SPECC1 gene encoding cytospin-B isoform X8 — its product is MGNHSGRPEDPEPGAFTTTKRTGIPAPREFSVTVSRERSVPRGPSNPRKSVSSPTSSNTPTPTKHLRTPSVKPKQDNEGGEKAALESQVRELLAEAKAKDSEINRLRSELKKCKEKRTLSTEGTDALGPNGDGTSVSPGDMEPMIRALEEKNKNFQKELSDLEEENQALKEKLIYLEHSPNSEGAASHTGDSSCPTSITQESSFGSPTGNQLSSDIDEYKKNIHGNSLRTSGSSSSDVTKASLSPDASDFEHITAETPSRPLSSSSNPFKSSKCSTAGSSPNNVSELSLASLTEKIQKMEENHHSTAEELQATLQELSDQQQMVQELTAENEKLVDEKTILETSFHQHRERAEQLSQENEKLMTLLQERVKNEEPITQEGKILELEQKCTDILEQGRFEREKLLNIQQQLTCSLRKVEEENQGALEMIKRLKEENEKLNEFLELERHNNNIMAKTLEECRVTLEGLKTENGSLKSHLQGEKQKAIEASAIGQMAESCEVQEMLKVARAEKDLLELSCNELREELLKANGEIKHVSSLLAKVEKDYSYLKEICDHQAEQLSRTSLKLQEKASESDAEIKDMKETIFELEDQVEQHRAVKLHNNQLISELESNVIKLEEQKSDLERQLKTLTKQMKEETEEWRRFQADLQTAVVVANDIKCEAQQELRTVKRKLLEEEEKNARLQKELGDVQGHGRVVANRAAPP
- the SPECC1 gene encoding cytospin-B isoform X4: MGDRPTKTNMRSAAKPWSPAIRTAGHGPDRVRPLPAASSGMKSSKSSTSLAFESRLSRLKRASSEDTLNKPGSTATSGAVRLKKTATAGAISELAESRLRSGTGAFTTTKRTGIPAPREFSVTVSRERSVPRGPSNPRKSVSSPTSSNTPTPTKHLRTPSVKPKQDNEGGEKAALESQVRELLAEAKAKDSEINRLRSELKKCKEKRTLSTEGTDALGPNGDGTSVSPGDMEPMIRALEEKNKNFQKELSDLEEENQALKEKLIYLEHSPNSEGAASHTGDSSCPTSITQESSFGSPTGNQLSSDIDEYKKNIHGNSLRTSGSSSSDVTKASLSPDASDFEHITAETPSRPLSSSSNPFKSSKCSTAGSSPNNVSELSLASLTEKIQKMEENHHSTAEELQATLQELSDQQQMVQELTAENEKLVDEKTILETSFHQHRERAEQLSQENEKLMTLLQERVKNEEPITQEGKILELEQKCTDILEQGRFEREKLLNIQQQLTCSLRKVEEENQGALEMIKRLKEENEKLNEFLELERHNNNIMAKTLEECRVTLEGLKTENGSLKSHLQGEKQKAIEASAIGQMAESCEVQEMLKVARAEKDLLELSCNELREELLKANGEIKHVSSLLAKVEKDYSYLKEICDHQAEQLSRTSLKLQEKASESDAEIKDMKETIFELEDQVEQHRAVKLHNNQLISELESNVIKLEEQKSDLERQLKTLTKQMKEETEEWRRFQADLQTAVVVANDIKCEAQQELRTVKRKLLEEEEKNARLQKELGDVQGHGRVVANRAAPPPVDEELESSEVDAAGRWPGVCVNRTSPTPPESATTVKSLIKSFDLGRPGGAGQNISVHKTPRSPLSGIPVRTAPAAAVSPMQVLTQDCYCCPRSRISLRTTVPQAQSMPAKQALCLPHSAQKTVEQTPEPLLACRRAANAFPVMLARRSCRMDLTLPCTFQML